Proteins encoded in a region of the Bactrocera tryoni isolate S06 chromosome 4, CSIRO_BtryS06_freeze2, whole genome shotgun sequence genome:
- the LOC120775145 gene encoding D-2-hydroxyglutarate dehydrogenase, mitochondrial-like isoform X2, which translates to MSATGLLKLRPNVVKSFFRTYKASGIPELTQVRHNVKRGNYATLEGKDIAFFESIVGKNHLVQDDLQGYNVDFMRSVRGSSQLVLRPSSTQEVSAILKYCNERKLAVCPQGGNTGLVGGSVPVCDEIVLSLARLDKILHIDEITGIAACEAGCILENLDLKARELGLVVPLDLGAKSSCHIGGNVSTNAGGLRVLRYGNLHGSVLGVEAVLANGDVLDLMSDFKKDNTGYHLKHLFIGSEGTLGVVTKVSMLCAPQSQAQHVAFLGLSSFDDVLKTFRDSRQFLGEILSSCELIDANSLDASVNHFKLNSPIEGYPFYMLIETSGSNAEHDMEKFNRFLENGMEKGQIIDGTITGEVGKMQEIWKLRELVPVALIEDGFCFKYDISLPLREFYHIVEVMQERVGNLATRVCGYGHLGDSNLHLNICCPEFTQEIYKCIEPFVYEYTSQVKGSISAEHGIGFLKKNYLKYSKSPAAILKMRELKQLLDPNSILNPYKVLN; encoded by the exons GTGCGTCACAATGTAAAACGTGGCAATTATGCCACCTTAGAAGGCAAGGATATAGCCTTCTTCGAGTCCATCGTGGGGAAAAATCACCTCGTGCAAGACGATTTGCAGGGCTACAATGTTGATTTTATGCGCAGTGTACGCG GTAGCAGCCAACTGGTGCTGCGACCCAGCTCCACACAGGAAGTATCCGCCATATTGAAATACTGTAACGAACGAAAATTGGCCGTATGCCCACAAGGTGGCAACACCGGCTTAGTCGGCGGTTCAGTGCCGGTTTGCGATGAAATCGTCTTGTCGTTGGCGCGCCTCGATAAGATTCTACATATCGATGAGATCACGGGCATAGCGGCTTGCGAAGCCGGCTGTATTTTGGAGAATTTGGATTTGAAAGCGCGCGAATTGGGTTTGGTGGTGCCACTCGATTTGGGCGCCAAGTCCAGTTGTCACATTGGCGGCAATGTGTCGACAAATGCTGGCGGTTTGCGTGTGCTGCGCTATGGTAATCTGCACGGCAGCGTTCTGGGTGTGGAAGCG GTTCTTGCCAACGGTGATGTGCTCGATCTCATGTCCGACTTCAAAAAGGATAACACCGGCTATCATCTGAAGCATCTCTTTATTGGTTCAGAGGGTACACTCGGTGTGGTGACCAAGGTATCCATGTTGTGTGCGCCGCAGTCACAGGCGCAGCATGTCGCCTTTTTGG GTCTATCCTCCTTCGATGACGTGCTCAAGACTTTCCGCGATTCTCGACAGTTCTTGGGTGAAATTCTATCCTCCTGCGAGTTGATCGATGCCAATTCCTTGGATGCCAGCGTTAATCACTTTAAACTCAA CTCACCGATCGAAGGCTATCCGTTCTACATGCTGATCGAGACGTCTGGCAGCAATGCTGAGCATGATATGGAGAAATTCAATCGTTTCCTCGAAAATGGCATGGAGAAGGGACAAATCATTGACGGCACCATCACCGGCGAAGTGGGTAAAATGCAAGAGATTTGGAAGTTGCGTGAATTGGTGCCCGTTGCGCTAATCGAGGATGGCTTCTGCTTCAAATATGACATCTCCTTGCCGCTGCGTGAATTTTACCATATTGTTGAGGTGATGCAGGAACGTGTGGGAAATTTGGCGACACGTGTTTGTGGCTATGGACACTTGG GTGATTCGAATTTACATTTGAATATCTGCTGTCCCGAGTTCACACAAGAAATCTACAAGTGCATTGAACCCTTCGTCTACGAGTATACATCCCAAGTGAAGGGCAGCATTAGCGCGGAACATGGTATCGGCTTTTTGAAGAAGAACTATTTGAAATACAGTAAAAGTCCAGCGGCCATTTTGAAGATGCGcgaattgaagcaacttttggATCCCAATAGCATCTTGAACCCTTACAAAGTGCTGAACTGA
- the LOC120773635 gene encoding 6-phosphogluconate dehydrogenase, decarboxylating → MSAKADIALIGLAVMGQNLILNMNDNGFVVCAYNRTVEKVNQFLQNEAKGTKVIGATSLQDMVNKLKLPRKVMLLVKAGSAVDDFIKQLVPLLSPGDVIIDGGNSEYQDTARRCDELRAKQILYVGSGVSGGEEGARHGPSLMPGGHPEAWPLIQPIFQSICAKADNEPCCEWVGEGGAGHFVKMVHNGIEYGDMQLICEAYQIMKALGLSQTEMAAEFEKWNSEELDSFLIEITRDILNYKDDKGYLLERIRDTAGQKGTGKWTAIAALQYGVPVTLIGEAVFSRCLSALKDERVAASKQLSGPGVTAKVDDLPKFLNHIKHALYCAKIVSYAQGFMLMREAAKDNNWNLNYGGIALMWRGGCIIRSVFLGNIKEAYTRNPQLSNLLLDDFFKKAIEVGQNSWRQVVANAFLWGIPVPALSTALSFYDGYRTEKLPANLLQAQRDYFGAHTYELLGAEGKFVHTNWTGTGGNVSASTYLA, encoded by the exons atgtcAGC TAAAGCAGATATTGCCTTGATCGGTTTGGCCGTTATGGGTCAGAACCTCATCTTGAACATGAATGATAATGGCTTCGTGGTTTGCGCCTACAATCGCACCGTCGAGAAG GTCAACCAATTTTTGCAGAACGAGGCCAAGGGCACAAAAGTGATCGGCGCCACTTCGTTGCAGGATATGGTGAACAAATTGAAGTTGCCACGGAAAGTTATGCTTCTGGTCAAGG CCGGCAGCGCTGTAGATGACTTCATCAAACAATTGGTGCCACTACTATCGCCCGGCGATGTAATCATCGATGGTGGCAACTCCGAGTACCAAGATACCGCACGTCGTTGCGATGAATTACGCGCTAAGCAAATTTTGTACGTCGGTTCCGGAGTGAGCGGCGGTGAAGAGGGTGCACGTCATGGTCCATCACTCATGCCCGGCGGTCATCCAGAAGCCTGGCCACTCATCCAACCTATTTTCCAGTCCATTTGCGCAAAAGCCGACAACGAACCATGCTGTGAGTGGGTCGGCGAAGGCGGTGCTGGACACTTCGTCAAAATGGTACACAACGGTATTGAGTATGGTGATATGCAATTGATCTGTGAAGCGTATCAAATCATGAAAGCGCTTGGTCTCTCTCAAACCGAAATGGCTGCAGAGTTCGAGAAGTGGAATAGCGAAGAGTTGGATTCATTCCTCATCGAAATCACACGCGACATTTTGAACTACAAGGATGATAAAGGTTACTTGTTGGAGCGCATACGCGACACAGCTGGCCAGAAAGGTACGGGCAAGTGGACAGCCATTGCTGCGCTGCAATATGGTGTACCTGTAACGCTAATCGGTGAAGCGGTATTCTCACGTTGTCTCTCCGCGCTGAAGGATGAACGTGTGGCGGCCAGCAAACAATTGAGCGGTCCCGGCGTAACGGCAAAGGTCGACGACTTACCCAAGTTCTTGAATCACATCAAGCATGCGCTGTACTGCGCCAAAATCGTTTCATACGCACAAGGTTTCATGTTGATGCGTGAGGCTGCCAAAGACAACAACTGGAACTTGAATTATGGTGGCATTGCGTTGATGTGGCGCGGCGGTTGCATCATCCGCAG TGTGTTCTTGGGCAACATCAAGGAGGCCTACACCCGCAATCCACAACTCTCGAACCTGCTGTTGGATGACTTCTTCAAGAAGGCAATTGAAGTAGGCCAAAACTCTTGGCGTCAAGTTGTCGCCAACGCCTTCCTGTGGGGCATCCCTGTACCAGCCCTCTCGACCGCACTCTCCTTCTACGATGGCTATCGCACTGAAAAATTACCCGCCAACTTGTTGCAAGCGCAGCGCGATTACTTCGGCGCCCATACTTATGAACTCTTAGGTGCTGAGGGTAAATTTGTGCATACCAATTGGACCGGCACCGGCGGCAATGTCTCTGCCAGTACATACCTGGCGTAA
- the LOC120773636 gene encoding protein bcn92, with protein sequence MSTRRQVITIYRLLLREAEKIPAYNFRMYAGRKIRDTFRENKSISDFAVIDQKLAEAKQNLELVRRQVIIGHLYSAEKLVIEQPKKALRRSK encoded by the exons atgtcaacaagacGGCAAGTAATTACGATTTATCGCCTACTTTTGCGTGAGGCTGAAAAAATCCCTGCCTACAATTTCAG AATGTATGCCGGACGGAAAATACGCGACACATTCcgtgaaaataaaagtattagtGACTTTGCGGTTATCGATCAAAAACTGGCAGAAGCTAAACAAAATCTGGAGCTTGTGCGGCGGCAG GTTATCATTGGACACCTGTACTCAGCCGAAAAACTTGTCATTGAACAGCCTAAAAAAGCACTGCGTCGCTCAAAATAA
- the LOC120775201 gene encoding RUN domain-containing protein 1, which yields MKMNSIRCSEQMEEKFDKDFSSLLAKSNVADNKENGVCAIALVEVANKHTDVGDDTGDEGQQLDEDETIFLERRCNSQCSESNAADATRVEARTPNSEPATPSPTFGQTTLYAAHKTTAYECMMGSQLDGAEMEEDEAEEVEVKDSLGKSTLHDTSNSELQLFAQCKEANGIFNDDTLLTAEHFDHISPHPLSERWSPLGANYDDAMSPTSELLSPESELELLSSDSQDKQEMLRGDTNDLGRLRSMEEEQELLTTSLMALTSHFAHVQLRVRQIVEAPSHERDQLLKDLEEFAFRGIPEPIVPAAVGNTNADSSSHSQPDDEAVRQRQFELIEHLKSQLSELEKLAYESGAPVLPQHILLEKQKIIIDELKNKLNLQVDERDLPELTSEELKNHVDNAIGEFVGPLRMKEQLVAQLKTQITDLERFIAFLQCDTEDSKMKTLNGNEKPNEPYNSYAAKKKGEKVRKKLMSPQQEATEQDTLNTMHPNTSRNAAQQDSGETLNSKAHSLLDKASLLMQMFATTHFGAKADQFQKNAMKKTSKGNHWGDLRAQLEVDIQEVASLAATLSFDREKLANMKRALKNTSRNANTTVALSAQNGTVTVPPRARTQPANAATHRKDLKAYIVSSDSDDDTYDCYAWERNHCRKTHGARYKGGDSIITISKELTTAVRKNFSMTLLRLIQHGLRVETESATSSLIVPFMRCLNPSPVFAAEQGYRGRDTTSDTSFVSSAAFSSTYNANYTDNDCDDVNAGGFFGSGGSRPMHAWELILEYYYLKNGDEFNNTPARKLSQSFNLDIVDAQTVTAKQNFLSAVGMIIAMHRPYKRSYNAHFKAFVCAGLNCHQLVEWLNLIFSCNDLVDTYYTPNSYVARTGFRDSLRSIDALTKYDFDLPIDLAIRHFRNL from the exons atgaaaatgaatagCATACGGTGTAGTGAACAGATGGAAGAAAAGTTCGATAAGGACTTCAGCAGCTTGCTTGCTAAATCCAATGTGGCAGACAACAAAGAAAACGGTGTTTGTGCAATTGCACTTGTGGAGGTGGCAAATAAGCACACAGACGTGGGGGATGATACAGGGGACGAAGGTCAACAACTTGACGAGGATGAAACGATTTTTCTTGAGCGTCGTTGCAATAGTCAATGTAGCGAAAGTAATGCAGCTGATGCGACGCGAGTGGAGGCAAGAACCCCCAACTCAGAACCCGCTACACCGTCGCCGACTTTCGGACAAACCACCCTTTATGCTGCACACAAAACGACAGCTTATGAGTGTATGATGGGTAGCCAGCTAGACGGGGCGGAAATGGAGGAGGACGAAGCAGAAGAGGTGGAGGTAAAAGATAGCCTAGGGAAATCAACACTACATGACACGTCGAATAGCGAGCTACAATTGTTCGCGCAATGCAAGGAAGCAAATGGCATTTTCAATGACGACACCTTATTGACAGCGGAACATTTCGATCATATATCACCGCATCCATTGAGTGAGCGTTGGTCGCCGCTAGGCGCGAATTACGATGATGCAATGAGTCCGACATCAGAATTGCTTAGTCCTGAATCGGAGTTGGAACTGCTGAGTTCCGATAGTCAGGATAAGCAAGAAATGTTGCGTGGCGATACAAATGATTTGGGACGCTTGAGAAGCATGGAAGAGGAGCAGGAGCTATTAACCACTTCATTGATGGCATTGACTTCACATTTCGCACATGTTCAGCTACGCGTGCGACAAATTGTGGAGGCACCGTCGCATGAGCGTGATCAATTACTGAAGGATTTGGAGGAGTTTGCGTTTCGCGGTATACCGGAA CCAATTGTACCTGCCGCGGTAGGTAACACAAATGCAGACTCCTCTAGCCATTCGCAGCCCGACGATGAAGCCGTGCGTCAGCGTCAATTCGAGCTGATCGAACATTTGAAGTCCCAACTAAGTGAATTGGAAAAACTGGCTTATGAATCCGGTGCGCCCGTCTTACCACAACATATACTGCTAGAGAAACAGAAGATAATCATTGATGAGTTGAAGAATAAACTCAATCTGCAAGTGGACGAACGCGATTTACCCGAACTGACTTCGGAAGAGTTGAAGAACCATGTAGATAACGCCATTGGCGAGTTCGTTGGTCCGCTGCGCATGAAGGAACAATTAGTGGCGCAGCTGAAAACTCAGATCACCGATCTGGAACGTTTCATTGCCTTTTTGCAATGCGACACAGAGGATTCAAAAATGAAGACACTCAATGGTAATGAGAAACCGAATGAGCCCTACAATAGTTATGCTGCCAAGAAAAAAGGTGAAAAAGTGCGGAAGAAACTTATGTCACCGCAGCAGGAGGCTACCGAACAGGATACTCTGAATACAATGCATCCAAATACAAGTCGGAACGCCGCACAACAAGACAGTGGAGAGACTTTAAATAGCAAGGCTCATAGTTTGTTGGATAAAGCTTCGTTGTTGATGCAAATGTTCGCCACGACACATTTTGGGGCCAAGGCAGATCAGTTTCAGAAGAATGCGATGAAAAAGACATCGAAAGGCAATCATTGGGG gGATTTACGCGCACAACTGGAGGTCGACATACAGGAGGTGGCATCTCTTGCAGCCACACTAAGCTTCGACCGTGAAAAGTTGGCCAACATGAAGCGTGCGCTGAAGAACACCAGCCGCAATGCCAACACAACAGTGGCGCTAAGCGCACAAAACGGTACAGTTACGGTCCCACCACGTGCGCGCACACAACCAGCCAATGCGGCAACGCATCGCAAGGATCTCAAAGCGTACATCGTATCATCCGATTCGGATGACGACACGTACGATTGTTATGCCTGGGAACGAAACCATTGTCGCAAGACGCACGGTGCGCGCTATAAGGGCGGCGACTCCATCATCACGATTAGTAAAGAGTTAACAACGGCGGTGCGCAAGAATTTCTCCATGACACTGCTGCGACTCATACAGCATGGATTGCGTGTGGAAACTGAATCGGCCACGTCCAGCCTAATTGTACCGTTCATGCGTTGCCTCAATCCGTCCCCAGTTTTTGCCGCCGAACAGGGTTATCGTGGCAGGGATACGACCAGCGATACATCCTTCGTCTCGTCAGCGGCCTTCTCTTCCACCTACAATGCCAATTACACGGACAACGATTGCGATGACGTGAACGCAGGCGGCTTCTTCGGCAGTGGCGGCAGTCGTCCCATGCATGCTTGGGAACTCATTTTGGAGTATTATTATCTGAAGAATGGCGATGAGTTTAATAATACGCCGGCGCGTAAGCTTTCGCAAAGCTTCAATTTGGACATTGTCGACGCGCAAACGGTTACGGCGAAGCAGAACTTCCTCAGCGCTGTGGGCATGATTATCGCCATGCATCGGCCCTACAAGCGTAGCTATAATGCACACTTCAAAGCGTTCGTTTGTGCAGGTCTCAA CTGCCATCAGTTGGTCGAGTGGTTGAATTTGATTTTCAGCTGCAACGATTTGGTGGACACCTACTACACGCCCAACAGCTATGTTGCACGCACCGGTTTTCGTGACTCGCTGCGCTCCATCGACGCTCTCACCAAATATGATTTCGATTTGCCCATAGATTTGGCCATACGACATTTTAGAAACCTTTAA
- the LOC120774463 gene encoding uncharacterized oxidoreductase TM_0325-like, with protein sequence MSFTGKVVIVTGASSGLGAGTAEAFAKRGAKVALVGRNVENLKSTEAACKAANPNAELLLIAADVTVDAERIINSTLEKFGKLDVLVNNAGILAYGSILDIGVEQFDSLLNTNLRSIFLLTKFAAPHLIKTQGNIVNVSSVAGTRTFPNTSSYCTSKAAVDQFTRCIALDLAPMNVRVNAVNPGVVVTDIHARSGMTEADYADYMRRAKETHALGRVGTTKEVADTIAFLASDEASFITGATVPIDGGKQAMCPR encoded by the coding sequence ATGAGTTTTACTGGTAAAGTTGTGATTGTAACAGGTGCCAGTTCTGGTCTTGGTGCCGGCACCGCCGAGGCATTCGCGAAACGTGGCGCTAAAGTCGCACTTGTCGGACGCAATGTTGAGAATTTGAAATCGACTGAAGCAGCCTGCAAGGCAGCCAATCCCAATGCCGAGTTGCTGCTCATAGCCGCCGACGTCACCGTGGATGCGGAGCGCATCATCAACTCAACGCTGGAGAAGTTCGGCAAATTGGATGTGTTGGTCAATAACGCGGGTATTTTGGCTTACGGCAGCATCTTGGACATAGGCGTAGAGCAATTCGACTCATTACTTAATACGAATTTACGTTCCATCTTCCTGCTCACCAAATTCGCAGCGCCGCATCTCATCAAGACACAAGGCAATATCGTGAATGTCTCGAGTGTCGCTGGTACGCGTACCTTCCCCAACACGTCAAGCTATTGTACCTCCAAGGCGGCAGTTGATCAGTTCACCAGATGCATCGCCCTGGATTTGGCGCCAATGAATGTCCGTGTGAATGCTGTGAATCCTGGTGTTGTGGTGACAGATATTCATGCACGCAGCGGCATGACCGAAGCCGACTATGCCGACTACATGCGACGTGCTAAGGAGACTCACGCGCTCGGACGTGTGGGCACGACTAAAGAGGTGGCCGACACCATTGCCTTTTTGGCCAGTGACGAGGCTTCGTTCATCACCGGTGCCACAGTGCCCATCGATGGTGGCAAGCAGGCGATGTGTCCACGTTAA